The sequence below is a genomic window from Romeriopsis navalis LEGE 11480.
CCGCGCTAACGATCATGGATTCGGCATCGAAGCTGTCTGAGTTTGGGGCGCCCCAGTTTGAACCGTGAGCAACTGGGGGGGAGTGGCATCTGGCGGATACAGGAAATCCACCTCCACTGTGCGGCGTGATTTGGGCGCCAAATTTAGTTGGGCTAAGGGTTCACCCTGCTGACCTCGCCGCTGAACCAAATGGATATAACGGGTCTGACGATTCCCGGAATCATCGCGATAGCGTAAACGCACCGTTCCCCGATAGAAAATTCGGGCCTGGGGGGGAATGGAAAAAATTGCCTGATTTTTGGCCCGATCCTGCTTAATCGGGGTTTCAAGCATCACGGCGATCGACTGCATTTTGCGCGTGTTGTTATATAGCGGCAACGTCAAACTATATTGAATTCCATAGTTGCCATTCGCCAGATACGCGGTATCTGGATACCGGACAACCATAGGCGCACTCTGGACCTGCCCGGTCCCAAACGTCCCATTTGGTAATAGGCTGATCCCATAGGAAAATGCGCGACCGCGTTTCGGAATTGTCAAGTCCTTACTTTTCGGCCCATCCGTCAGATTTGCTTCCCAGCGCGACCCAACCGCGACACCAGAAACACGACCATAGATAATCCGATTAGTCGGATTATCCGGCGGCGTCGGCACCCGATCACGTGGCCCCGCCAATTTGCCATTAATCAGCAGGTTAACCCATTGTTCAACCTTGGGTACTCGTTCGCGCCCTTTCGCATCCTGCGGCGCATACATCGCCAAATTCGCCACATGCACAGGGGCATTTGTCTTCAGCCGCATTAACGTCGATCGACCATTGGAGGTTGGAACCACTTTACCCGCCGGAATCGGCAGATTCATCAATAGCCGCACTTCTCCCGGTGGCACGACAACTTGTAACGGTAAGCTACCCTGGCGACGCCCCCGCAGCACGTCATTCACCACACGACTTCCCGGTCCTGCAAACACGCGACCGATCGGGTCATTCACATAGGATGGCAAATCCACGTACAGCGCATCGGGCCGCGTCAAATAGGAAGCGGCCTGCAGCGACTCAATCGTCGCCGGCTGATCGCCAGGATTGTATACCAAGACACCCTGAAATAGACTCCGGGTCTGACTCTGATTCCGCGCCCGCGTAATGTGATGCGAGAAGAAATCAAACCGCTGATTGAATGTGTACTCAAGGTGAGCATCCGCATGCCGCATGCCTTTTTTCGGAAAAGTTGATAAGAGAATTCCCTCGGTCTTCACCAGTTCTGGGCTATTACTATTAAAGACTGGCACATTGTCTAACTGGCCTTGCAACGGCCGAATTTCTCGCAGCCGAATCACTTCTTTCGGCGCCAGCAATGGCTGGGGTGCAAGGGTGGGTTGAGGCGGTAAGGCATTATTGGGAGGCTGGGGTGGTGGCGTTGGACGCACCACGGATTGCGGCTTCCCTGGAACTGATACAGGCACAGTCGGCTTCACAGGGACTGGGGAAAACTGCGCGATCGGAAAAGTCGGAAACAACAGCATTTATCAACTTCAGCCTTGATATATAAGAGCAACACAACGACACTCCAACCCCAAATCGATGACGTATAGCAACATCTTCGATCGCGGCCTTCGCTAACTTCCGCTAAACAGATTCATAATATGCCGACCACGGCAAACCGCCAACCAATGTCACAGCAACTAAAGCGATAAACAACAGGCTGCCACCACCAGAGGAAACGTATCCCACTGGTTAGCGAGGTGAGACAAACTATTCACCACAGATTACACAATATCCGCACAATTCCGGAAATTCCGATGTGATCGGACAACCACGAGTAGCCGTGATCGACATCAATGGCAGATTTCCCTCAAGGCGCGATTACTCATGCACGATCGCGCCTTTAGAGGGTTATCTAACCGCCAGAAATTCCGATATATTGATGCGGGGAAACATCAAACTGATGCGGATTTATCCTAAATTTGGGACGATCACTGCCACCAGTCTTGGTTCATCAAGATTGGCAACGACACTGGCACATTAGTAGATGCAACTGTTTAGCATCAAACACGTTGAGATCATTTTCTATGACAAAGTTTTTTGAGCTACCGCGATACTTCAAATTGTCTCTGGTCATCAGAGCCGCGGTCTTGGGGGGGGCTATTTTGATTATGCCCACACAGGCCCATGCCCGTAACGTTGATTTCTGTCGGGGTCGTGTACGACGTGATGCATTAAACGGCAACGGACGCTGCCAATTCCCGAGTGGCAATCGTTTTGATGGCAAGTTCCGTGACGATCGCCGTGAAGGCAAAGGGACGTTTACCTATGCTGATGGCACCCGCTGTCAGGGGAATTTTGTCGCCGATCAGCTCACCGGGTTTGCCAAGTGTCGGTATGGCAATGGTGATCGCTATGAAGGACTCTTTCAAAATAGTGTCCGACAAGGCGCGGGCAAGTTCTACTATGCCGACGGCACCTATTGCGAAGGTCGATTCGAGAATAATGCACTCGATGGATTTGGGCGCTGCACCTTTGCCAATGGCAATCGCTATGAAGGCGGTTTTGTCAACAACCAACGCCAAGGGCGGGGCACCTTTCTCTACACCGATGGCACGCGCTGTGAAGCCCCGTTCCAGAAAAATTTCATGCAAGGTAATGGCATCTGCCTCATGAACAATGGTGATCGCTATGAAGGCGGTTTCCGCCAAAGTAAATGGCATGGCAAAGGGATTTACTACTTCGCCAATGGCCAAAAAGCGATCGGCAATTGGCGCATGGGACAATTTATTCCCCCCCCCGCGAAGCCACCCAAGCGCCGTCCGATCAAGCCCAAGACGCGGAAAACACCCAAACTCTTAAAAGTTCCCAGCATTCAAGTCCCAACCCGCTAAAACCTGCTTTAGGCAATGCTACAAGCGCCGCTGAGGCTTTCACCATGTCGTGATCGCTTATGACGATGACTCAATCAACGTCCAAGTTGGGAAAGTCGCTGCCTGACCACAGTTGTGGCCCGCCTCCGTCAAGACATCCCACAGAATTACATGCTCAATCCAGAAGCGTTTGCCCGAACGAGAATGGCGAATCCCTTGGTAATTGCTAATGTAGCCCTGGGTCCGGGCTTCCGCCAATAGTTGTTCCCGTGCGGCCCGCTCCGTCGGCTCCGCCGAGGCCCGCGATGGTAACTGCGTGAATTCTGCCCAATCAAATTCCCAGAGCGCTAAGGCCTGCTGATTGCCGTAATTAAAGATGGGATCGGCCTCAGTCCCATGGGAAACCACAATAAATGGTGCCCAGAAAAGTGCTTGTGCTTGACGCGCTGGGTCACCCGGTTGAGATAACAGCAGCGATCGCCCCGTCCAATGCTGAAAACTCGACAGCAAACGCTGGGTATGTTGAATCATTTCTGGCGTCGCCCAAGGCTCTGTAGACATAGCAGCATGCATCCGTGCTTTTATCCAATCTGCAGGTAATCCAACCGTTTAGTTCGCGGCTTTGTCCGTTGTACTAGGGAAGTAGCGATCGCAGCCATCCTCGCAATTTACCGCCGGAACAGCCGCCGGGTAAATGGATTGATAGGTGGCTTTGCGGCGACCAAACCAAGCATAACGATTGTCTCGCACTTGCTCATAGACGCGATCGCCCGCCCCTTTCAACAGTGGCAAACGGCGATAGGCACTGACGAACCAATTTCCCACTGGCAATAAATGACCAATTTCTTCCGCCGCATCACTGCCTTGCCATCGCCGATCAGTCGCCGCATTATCGATCAAAATCATCCCCATTTCGCAATCTTGAGCTGTCACACTAAAACGCTTTAGCCCCGCAGCATCCTGCATCGGAATGTACTCAAACCGTTGGCCCCGATCGAACTGCTCCAGTAACTGCACCAAATTCGAACAGAGGTTGCAATTGCCGTCATAGATTACTGTATGGGTCATACTACCTTGGCTCAAATTACTAGCCTTAGCCTAACGCAAGATTTATCCCGATTGGGGCGGGCCGTTGGGGGAACCGCAATATGGGAAAATGCAGCAATGAAAATTTCGAGTGTAACCACTCATTAGCGATGAAAATTTCGGGTGTGACCACTTCCTCTCAACGCTGGATACTCGGTGGCACGGCAATCGGGCTGCTCAGTAGTTTATACATTTTCGTTGTCAAAGATATCTTCCAACCACTCTCTGGGGGTGGCGATAGTGATTATTGGGAATATACGGGCTATTACTTAGCCCATCACCTCCAGCTATTTCCCAAACCTCACTTAATTTTAATTAGTAATGAGGCCTTCTATCCCTACGGTGTCAGCCAGGTATTTCAGCCTTGGGGCTTAGAGCGTGACCTATTTTATGCCAGTTTATCCTCTCTGTTTGGGCCAGGGGGATGGCTCCAAATCTACTATTTACTTTCGGTGCTGCTGACCTTTATCGGCGTATTTTATCTCTTACGGCGGGACTACGGCTTCTGGCGATCGCTCGGGGCCGGCCTCCTGATGAGTGGTGGCGCGTTTTATGCCGTTTTGAAATACCCACATCACCATTGCTATGCCGCAGTCCACTGGACAATCTTGAGCTTTGTGGTGGACTTCCTATTGCTGAAGCGCTGCCTACTGAAGCAACCGATCGTCCTACGACTATGGCTAATTCGGGGATTATTAGTCATCCTTTCTCTCGGGCAGGAGCTCGCCTATGTGGCCAGTTATGGTCTCATGTCCTTCAGCCTGACACAAATTTGGCTGTGGGGGACGATCGGCGTTCGCAGTTGGGGCCAGTCCGTCAAACAACTCCGACAGCGGATTCAACAACAGATTCAGCAGTGGCGATCCGAGTGGAAGCGGCATAAAACCTCCATCTTGGCACTCGGTCTTAGCCTGATCGTTACCAGTTATTTTTATATTCCACTGGTCTTACAGATTGCTCAAACGGCAAAATCATTCGACTTTCAGAACGTCGATGTGGGCAACTGGTGGACGCATCCACTCCGCTTTTTACTACCGATTTTTGTCGATACAATCCCGACGCCCTTTTGGATTGATGAATGGCTAGGGGACAATCACGAAGCCAATATTGGCGGCACTCCCGGTTGGTTTTTACTCTCCCTGGCAATCATGGGCCTTTGGGCTCTCCGGCGCCAGCGGCGCTTGTTGATTGCATTGATTCCGATGATGACAATTTTAGTCTTGGCCGTGTTGTATCATCCCAAGACCTTTCCCACCATTAATGCCTTTCCTTGGCTCACATTCCATCGGGTCGGTAGCCGTTTAACGCTGATGTATCCGGTGATTTTGGGGCTCTTTGCCGTTCACGCAAATCTGCCACAGCCCCTGACCAACAGCCTTAAGCGGTTTAAACGACCACTGGCGATCGGCATATTAACCATCCTCGCAGTCGCCGAAATTGGCACGGCCTACGGTTGGAAAAATCAGTCCTATCAGCCTTACCATTTTCAGCCAGAATTCCAGCGCTACATCGAAACGGTCAAAGCTCAACCCGGCGAAGCCGTCTTAGACTTTCCATTTTGCGTCGCAGGCGGAAATGGTCTGACCAATGGAATGTGTCCGTTTTACAAATGGACCGTCGCCAATTTCGCTTTCCGGCGGTTTCACGGTAAAAAAGTCGTCGGTCAGTATTTTGGTCGCTTACATCCAGACCAGGCCGCCGAAATCACTGCAGCCGGTTGGCCCCAGATGTTTTCATCGGATCAAAAGAACAACATTCATCAAGCACAGAAACAAACAGTTTGCTTTAACGATCAGCAATGGAAGTTTTTCGAGTCGTTTTATTATTTGAATGATTTTGCCGGGATTAATCTCTATACAAATTTACTCTTGCCGGATTGTATCCAACAGTTTTATACCCGATTTGGACAGCCCATTAGTCGCACCAAAATACCAGCGGTCGGCAATGCAGAAGGCACCGTCGAGTTTATTCCGAAACCGCCAGCAATGCGTGAACGGGTGGATCTTTATCAAGGGCGGCGTCTCAGACTGGATAGTTTCCAATGATCCCAGATTCACATCAATGCAATTTAGCGCCAATCCCAACGAACTCCTACCCTAATGCTGCGAATTACGATCGATACTAGCCCCATCTTGCCACGCCCCAGCGGGATTGGGTTTTACGTCGTCAAATTGCTAGAGGAACTGACGCGGCTTCTGCTTGAAGAGGCATCGATCGAGCTCGAGTTGATGTACCAAATCAGTCTCAAGAGTGCTTTGCGTGGTAATTTCTCCGCCCCTCCAGTATTACAGAACTATCAAAATCTCCGTTATTTTCCGCTCCCCGTCAAAATCACCAACTTATTTGTCCAGCATCCCCAACTATTCTTACCACTGTTTGAATCCGCCTGCGGATTTGGCGATATCTTCCACGGAACAAACTACACGGTTTTCCCCTTGCGCCAGAGTCGTAAAGTGATGACCATTTACGACCTCACGTTTATCAAATATCCGCACTACAGCAATGCCGTCGTGCAAGCCTATGCCGATCGTGTGCGGCGCTGCCTGCGGTGGACGGATTTAGTGCTGACTATTTCCGAAAGCTCTAAGCGAGACATCGTGGAATATCTCGGGTTTCCCGCAGCGAAGGTAATCGTCACACCCCTCGCCAGCCGTTACAGTGTTGCCGATGCTCACCGTAGCCCGAACGCCCCAACGATCGCGGGGTATGATGCCCAGAAACCCTACATTTTATTTGTTAGCACGATTGAACCGCGCAAAAATATTTTGGGCGTAATCGCCGCCTTTGACCAGCTCAAGAAAACGCAGCATATCCCACATGACTTAGTGCTAGTGGGCCAGAAAGGCTGGCTATTTGAACCAATTTTTGAGCGGATTGGGCAATCCCCCTACTGTGAATCAATCCATCATCTGGATTATCTTACGAACGATCAGGTAAGTGACTTCTATCGGTATGCGGATGTATTTGTCTACCCATCGCATTATGAGGGCTTTGGCTTACCCGTTTTAGAAGCAATGACGCTCGGATGCCCAGTCGTTTGCAGTAATAATTCTTCTTTGCCAGAAGTCGCTGGGCCGGCCGCCGTGCTCGTTGACGCAGACGATGCGATGCAGATTGCACAGGGCCTCGCGCAAGTAATCGGGGATCGGGAATTGCGCGACCAGCTCATCCAGCAAGGTTTCGCCCAAGCCCAAAAATTCACCTGGAGAGCGACCGCGGAACGCACACTCCAGGCCTATAAGTCTTTAGCCTAAATCTTCCCCTGCGCTGCCGCGATCGCACCATAGAAGACGATTGAGCGCGGTTACTCACGCTGCGCAATAATCGTGCGATGACGGGGGTCGCTCGGTTCCGTCATCACAGCACTAAAACCCGCTTCCGTCAGTGCCGCTTCTAGATCAAATGTGTAATATTCATCGCTCCAAGGTTCGGTACTCTTCATCAGGGTAAACAGCACCGGGGGCAGATTCTGGATCACCGGAGATTGGGGATTGTTATCGACGATCGCCAGACAACCACCAGGACGCAAAATGCGGTGGATTTCAGCCAAGATCGCGCGCGTTGCCGCTTGCGGCAACTCATGCACCACAAATTGTAGGGTCACAATATCCCAAGATTGGTCAGCAAACCCAGTACTTTCAGCTTTGCCATGCTGCCAAGTAATGGCATTTTGGGCGTCCCGCAGGCTGGCCACACTGAGCATATAGGGAGAAAGATCGAGGCCGGTTGTCTTGAGCTGCGGGTTTCGCACTTGGTAGAACTGATGCAAACTCCGCGTCGAAATGCCGACGGAGCAACCAATATCAAGAATATCCTGGACTTGCTGCGGACCATGCTGATCGAGAATGTGATGGAAGCTGCTCCGGAGGCGATCTTGGGCAGTTTCCCAGGTCATCGCTTCGTTGAGCCAAACCCGCATGGCCATTGCATAGGTCGCGGGTTCTGCTTCGTAGGCGGCCAGCCAACAGAGATTACCGTCGTTATAGGCGTGGAACGGGACGTTGTAATAATCCGGATATGCCAAGTCAGGATCAGTCAGTTGAGCAACGATCGACTCCAACTTGGCTTGGGTTTCGGGCGATTTGAGGGTCGTCACATTTTCGCGCCACGCCACCCCATTTTTCTCAGCGGTTTTGATCAAAACTTTGCGGGCCTGCTGCTTCATAACAGCGTAGAGCGGCTTAGTTTTGATCAGCACATTGACGAGGCGGGAAAGTAAATCTTGGCCAGCCCAGTCAGGTTTGAGTTTGGTGGTCGCAGTCATGGCGGAATATTAAACAGGTAATTGCAATTGCTTCATTGTGCCAAGGATTGGGGCCAGAAAGGCGCGTTGCCCAGGAATTTAATCGGTGGGTGGGGCCAGCCCTGCATGGCCCCACCCAATCGGATACAACATGGCCATCACAATATTTACGGTCATACCGGCGGCTTTTCTGCGCCACAACCGAGGTCCATGTGTCATACTTTGCCTCGTTGTATGGTGACTTGTAATACCATGGCCCAGCTTGTATTCACCGTTCTACTCGTGCTTTTCGGGTCGGCGCTATGCTCCGGGACAGAAGCCGCGATCCTATCGATTCCCCTGCTCAAGGCCCGCCAAATTGCCCAAAGTCGCAAACCGGCGGCCTTGGCCCTGATGGAAATTCGGGAAAAAGTGAATCGGCCGATTGCGGCGATCGTCATCCTCAACAATCTATTTAATATCGTCGGCAGTATCGTCATTGGCCGGATTGCAGCGGATCTATTTGGGGAAGTGCTATTGGGCGTCTTCTCGGCAATCCTGACATTTCTGATTATTTTATTTGCGGAGATTCTGCCCAAGACATTGGGTGAGCGCTACGCCGAGAACATTGGTTTGATTATCGCCATCCCGATTCGGGCGCTGACGTGGCTGTTACTACCGGTCATTTTGCTGCTTGAGAAGCTGACTGCGCCATTAGTGCAAGGCGATCGACGCCCAGTGACCGATGAAGCCGAAATTAAGCTTTTGGCCATGCTGGGCTATCAGGAAGGGATGATTGAAGATGATGAAGCGGAAATGATTCAGAAGGTGTTTCGGCTGAATGATATGACCGCCGCCGATATCATGACCCCCCGTGTGGCAATTACCTATCTGGAAGCCGCCGATGGATTGGCCGCCGTCAAAGATGTGATTATCAAATCCCAGCACAGCCGCATGATTGTGGTGGGTGAAGACATTGACCACATCTTAGGGGTGGCGCTGAAAGCGGAATTATTAGCCGCAATAGTCGAAGAACAAGGCAATGCGACTGTCCAAAATGTGATGCGAGAAGCCCACTATATTCCAGAAACCGTGCGCGCCGATAAGCTGCTGAAAACTTTTCAGACATCGCGGGAGCATTTAATGATTGTGGTTGACGAATACGGCGGCGTACTGGGAGTTGTCACCCTCGAAGATGTGTTGGAAGTGCTAACTGGCGAAATTGTGGATGAAACCGATCGGAATGTCGATCTACAGGCACTCGCACGACAACGTCGCCGCCGCTTGCTCAAGACCCACGGATTCCTCAGTCAAAATTAAGGCCATGCAGTCAGTGCCGCGGTTGGCTCAAATTCGCAGAAGACACACACCCTCAAAGGTAAAATCTGCTTTCACAGTGGGTATCGCAGTCGTTTTAGCGCAACTCACAGATCAGTTAATCAGCTGCATTGAAACGCCTACGCCACAAGCTGCATTACTCGCCGCGAAAACGCTAATTTATCAAAGAGCATCAACGACTGCTCTCGCAACCAGCGAGGATTGCAACGCGGATCACTCCCCCCCAAAATCGCCTGACAGGCGATCGCCACTTGTTCTGGATCCCGGTGCGGTACTCGCCAACCCAAACGACCATCCTGCAAAGGATCAGCCGAACCATCATCATCCCCTGATAGCACAGGTTTCCCGCAGGCCATCGCCTCAAGATAGACAATCCCAAACCCTTCCTGGGACGGCATGATATAGGCATCCGCCAAGTTGTAATGGGCGACTAAATCTTCCGTCGCCACAAAACCAGCAAACACAACTTGCTCACTCACACCGAGGTCGGCCGCCAACGCTGCCAAGCGCGGCTGATCATCCCCACGGCCCACGACCAAATACTTCACCTGCGGATGCGATGCCAAGATCTGGGGCAATGCTCGAATCGTGACATCGACGCCCTTATAAGGATCCCCAGACCAGAGCCGGGCAACAGTCATCAGCACTTTACTATCGGCTAGACCATATTGCTCCACCAATTCCGCCGATTTCCCACGGGGCTGAAACCGCTGACCATCAACGGCACAGTAGAGAAAATCGACTTTCTTCGACGCAACTTGATTCGCCTGACACAACCGATCACGCGAATAGCGACTAATCGTCCAAATCCGATCAGCATCTTGCAGCGCCGATCGCTTCGATGCAGGCAACGTCTCCCACACTTCCTTACCGTAGGTCAGCACCGTATAGGGAATGCCAAACGGCTTACACATCGCGCGCACCAACG
It includes:
- a CDS encoding DUF3370 domain-containing protein codes for the protein MLLFPTFPIAQFSPVPVKPTVPVSVPGKPQSVVRPTPPPQPPNNALPPQPTLAPQPLLAPKEVIRLREIRPLQGQLDNVPVFNSNSPELVKTEGILLSTFPKKGMRHADAHLEYTFNQRFDFFSHHITRARNQSQTRSLFQGVLVYNPGDQPATIESLQAASYLTRPDALYVDLPSYVNDPIGRVFAGPGSRVVNDVLRGRRQGSLPLQVVVPPGEVRLLMNLPIPAGKVVPTSNGRSTLMRLKTNAPVHVANLAMYAPQDAKGRERVPKVEQWVNLLINGKLAGPRDRVPTPPDNPTNRIIYGRVSGVAVGSRWEANLTDGPKSKDLTIPKRGRAFSYGISLLPNGTFGTGQVQSAPMVVRYPDTAYLANGNYGIQYSLTLPLYNNTRKMQSIAVMLETPIKQDRAKNQAIFSIPPQARIFYRGTVRLRYRDDSGNRQTRYIHLVQRRGQQGEPLAQLNLAPKSRRTVEVDFLYPPDATPPQLLTVQTGAPQTQTASMPNP
- a CDS encoding MORN repeat-containing protein, coding for MTKFFELPRYFKLSLVIRAAVLGGAILIMPTQAHARNVDFCRGRVRRDALNGNGRCQFPSGNRFDGKFRDDRREGKGTFTYADGTRCQGNFVADQLTGFAKCRYGNGDRYEGLFQNSVRQGAGKFYYADGTYCEGRFENNALDGFGRCTFANGNRYEGGFVNNQRQGRGTFLYTDGTRCEAPFQKNFMQGNGICLMNNGDRYEGGFRQSKWHGKGIYYFANGQKAIGNWRMGQFIPPPAKPPKRRPIKPKTRKTPKLLKVPSIQVPTR
- a CDS encoding MEKHLA domain-containing protein, which codes for MSTEPWATPEMIQHTQRLLSSFQHWTGRSLLLSQPGDPARQAQALFWAPFIVVSHGTEADPIFNYGNQQALALWEFDWAEFTQLPSRASAEPTERAAREQLLAEARTQGYISNYQGIRHSRSGKRFWIEHVILWDVLTEAGHNCGQAATFPTWTLIESSS
- a CDS encoding thiol-disulfide oxidoreductase DCC family protein; this encodes MTHTVIYDGNCNLCSNLVQLLEQFDRGQRFEYIPMQDAAGLKRFSVTAQDCEMGMILIDNAATDRRWQGSDAAEEIGHLLPVGNWFVSAYRRLPLLKGAGDRVYEQVRDNRYAWFGRRKATYQSIYPAAVPAVNCEDGCDRYFPSTTDKAAN
- a CDS encoding glycosyltransferase family 4 protein, whose translation is MLRITIDTSPILPRPSGIGFYVVKLLEELTRLLLEEASIELELMYQISLKSALRGNFSAPPVLQNYQNLRYFPLPVKITNLFVQHPQLFLPLFESACGFGDIFHGTNYTVFPLRQSRKVMTIYDLTFIKYPHYSNAVVQAYADRVRRCLRWTDLVLTISESSKRDIVEYLGFPAAKVIVTPLASRYSVADAHRSPNAPTIAGYDAQKPYILFVSTIEPRKNILGVIAAFDQLKKTQHIPHDLVLVGQKGWLFEPIFERIGQSPYCESIHHLDYLTNDQVSDFYRYADVFVYPSHYEGFGLPVLEAMTLGCPVVCSNNSSLPEVAGPAAVLVDADDAMQIAQGLAQVIGDRELRDQLIQQGFAQAQKFTWRATAERTLQAYKSLA
- a CDS encoding class I SAM-dependent methyltransferase; protein product: MTATTKLKPDWAGQDLLSRLVNVLIKTKPLYAVMKQQARKVLIKTAEKNGVAWRENVTTLKSPETQAKLESIVAQLTDPDLAYPDYYNVPFHAYNDGNLCWLAAYEAEPATYAMAMRVWLNEAMTWETAQDRLRSSFHHILDQHGPQQVQDILDIGCSVGISTRSLHQFYQVRNPQLKTTGLDLSPYMLSVASLRDAQNAITWQHGKAESTGFADQSWDIVTLQFVVHELPQAATRAILAEIHRILRPGGCLAIVDNNPQSPVIQNLPPVLFTLMKSTEPWSDEYYTFDLEAALTEAGFSAVMTEPSDPRHRTIIAQRE
- a CDS encoding hemolysin family protein, encoding MAQLVFTVLLVLFGSALCSGTEAAILSIPLLKARQIAQSRKPAALALMEIREKVNRPIAAIVILNNLFNIVGSIVIGRIAADLFGEVLLGVFSAILTFLIILFAEILPKTLGERYAENIGLIIAIPIRALTWLLLPVILLLEKLTAPLVQGDRRPVTDEAEIKLLAMLGYQEGMIEDDEAEMIQKVFRLNDMTAADIMTPRVAITYLEAADGLAAVKDVIIKSQHSRMIVVGEDIDHILGVALKAELLAAIVEEQGNATVQNVMREAHYIPETVRADKLLKTFQTSREHLMIVVDEYGGVLGVVTLEDVLEVLTGEIVDETDRNVDLQALARQRRRRLLKTHGFLSQN
- a CDS encoding glycosyltransferase family 4 protein, whose amino-acid sequence is MAEQLGCMVVRMTGWACFIWRSLDRRHSVRLNRRTDGFVHFKIAVIAMNRTAWVFLEIFSCEGGIQSYVRDILQTVANSGVPADVFLLRDGADVENPLESTALDFHYCKQATATLGRLRLAASLFKNLLKYRPDRVYCGHVLLAPLVRAMCKPFGIPYTVLTYGKEVWETLPASKRSALQDADRIWTISRYSRDRLCQANQVASKKVDFLYCAVDGQRFQPRGKSAELVEQYGLADSKVLMTVARLWSGDPYKGVDVTIRALPQILASHPQVKYLVVGRGDDQPRLAALAADLGVSEQVVFAGFVATEDLVAHYNLADAYIMPSQEGFGIVYLEAMACGKPVLSGDDDGSADPLQDGRLGWRVPHRDPEQVAIACQAILGGSDPRCNPRWLREQSLMLFDKLAFSRRVMQLVA